Part of the Limihaloglobus sulfuriphilus genome is shown below.
GACCAGAAGGACAGTGATTCACTGCCTGACTATGACCTGCTTGACGGGATTATAGAAGGATACGTAGAAAAAGACATGAGTGCTGCCGAGCTGGTAAATGCCGGATTTGACGCTGAGCTGGTGCAGCGTGTGATAAGGCTGGTTGATATGAACGAATATAAACGCCGCCAATGCCCGCCGGGGGTTAAGATAACGCCAAAGGCATTTGGCCGCGACAGGCGGATGCCGATTACAAACAGATACAAAACAAGAATATAAGGTAAAATACTGAAATGATCGTAGTTATCGACTACTGTGTTGGAAATGTCAGGAGTGTCTGCAACGCGCTTGATTATATCGGATGCGAGAACAGGCTCTCTGCCGAGCAAAAGGATATAGAGCAAGCCGACGGGATTATCCTGCCGGGGGTGGCGGCGTTTGGCTTTGCCGTCAATGCTCTGGGCAAATCTGCCGAGCTTGTTATCGAGGCCGCAAACTCGGGCAAGCCGCTGCTTGGGATATGCGTCGGCTACCAAATGCTCTTTGACTCAAGCTCTGAGCTTGGAGAACATAAAGGTCTGGGGCTTATTGAGGGCAGGGTTGTTCCTCTGCCGGCAGATAAGGGTCTCACTGTGCCGCACATGGGCTGGAATGAGGTTGCCGTATCGCCCGAGATGCATATTTTTGACGGTATGCGGGATAAGGAATACATGTATTTTGCCCATTCATTCCATGCAGAGGTGCAGAATAAATCTGCCGCGGTCGCCTATACTGACTACGGCGGAGCGGTAGTGGCCTCGATTCAAAAAGATAATATCTACGGAGTTCAGTTTCACCCTGAAAAAAGCTCAGATACTGGGCTGGAAATCCTTCGGAATTTCGAAAAGATATGTATGAACAGAATTTAATTTACTATATTTAAAGGACTTATACAATGCTTACAAAACGAATTATACCGTGCCTAGATGTCAAAGATAACCGTGTTGTAAAGGGCGTGAATTTCGTAAACCTCCGCGATGCCGGCGATCCGGTCGAGCTTGGAGCAAGATACAGCAGCGAAGGCGCTGATGAGCTGGTGTTTCTTGACATAACTGCCACAATACGCAATAATAAGACCATTGTTGATATGGTTCGTAATGTCGCAGAACATGTTTTCATACCCTTTACTGTCGGCGGCGGTGTACGCAGTGCCGACGATATCGACATACTGCTTAGAAACGGTGCCGAAAAAGTCTCCATAAATACCGCCTCTGTACTTAAGCCGGACATATTAAAGGAGTCTGCAGACCGCTTTGGCGCTCAATGCGTTGTCCAGGCGATAGATACGAGAAGAGACAAAAACGACCCGTCAAAGAACTTTGTATATCTCAAGGGCGGCACAGAGGCAACAGAGCTTGATACAGTAGAATGGGCTCAGCGGGCCGAAGAGCTCGGCGCCGGCGAGATTCTGCTTACTTCCATGGACGCCGACGGAACAAAGGACGGTTTCGACTGTGATATAACCAGAAAAGTTGCCGAGGCTGTCTCGATTCCGGTTATTGCTTCGGGCGGGGCGGGAAGCCTGGAAACCTTCGCTGACGCAATCCTTGTAGGCAAGGCCGATGCTGTGCTTGCTGCGTCTGTGTTCCACTACGGAGAAATAACGATACGTCAGACAAAAGAATATATGGCCTCCAGAGGTATTTCTGTAAGGCTTTAATTCATAATCAATGAACATACTCTTAAACGGAGTCTATCATGTTAAAAGCGATAAAAATAAAAGGGTTATTCGGTTCTTTTGACTATGACATTAAACTCAAGGACGAGGGGATAACAATCCTGACCGGGCCAAACGGCTATGGCAAGAGTACTATACTTAAGGCTGTCTATGCATTGGCGAGCCGGAACCCTTTCTTTTTTATTGACCTTTATTTCAGCGAGATGCTTCTTGAGTTTAATGACCGTCTGCCGGTAAAAATCTTCAAGAAAAACCAGGATGTTGAGATAGTTGACGGCGACAACGAGCCTGTGGTCTTGAATTTTGACAGGATAACTGACGAGCTTGAACAGAATCTTAAGAACAGTAACTACAAACGTATCGGCGGTGACCGCTGGATCGACAGGCGAACCGACAGAATTATTGATACAGAGATGCTTGTAAGCCGTATCGGCTCAGAAGAATGCGCCCTGAGGGACATCTTTCCGGATGTGCCTGATGTTTATCTGATAACCGATCAGCGGCTTTTCCGTAAAACATCCGGCGACGGAAGGCTGATACTTTCTAACGAAAACCAGGATGTTGACCATTTCAAAGAGGCTATATGGGAGTATGTAAAGGATCTGGGCAATCAGATCACCAATACTCTCGCCGAGGCGACTAAAGTTTCTCAGGGACTTGACAGCAGTTTTCCAAAGCGGCTTTTTTCGCAGAAACATGGTGTTGACAAAGAAGAGTTTGACCGGCGGTTCAATCGTATAAAACGAGTTCAGTCTTCCCTCAATCGCTATGGGCTGGCAGTTTCGGTTGTAGATGATGAGCCTGTTTACAGCGAGGAGAACGCAAAGGCCCTGAAGGTCTATCTTGATGACACAGAAAAGAAACTCAAAGTATTTGAGCCGCTTCTGATGCGTCTTGAGCTTCTGACCGAAATACTTAACAAACGCGGCTTCGTTAATAAAGAGGCGGTAATCAAGGGGCAAAAAGGACTTTGTTTCAAGACTAAGGAAGGCCGGTCACTGAAGCTGAAACGCCTTTCTTCCGGAGAGCAGCAGGAGGTTGTGATGATTTACGAGCTGCTCTTTAACGTTAAGCCCGATACGTTGGTAATGGTCGATGAGCCCGAGATTTCACTGCATGTTGCCTGGCAGAAACAGTTTATCGAGGATCTGCTGCGGATTGCCAGTATGCAGAGGATAAATGTCATCGTGGCCACCCATTCGCCGCAGATAATCAACAACCGCTGGGATCTTACCATTGACCTGGAGGATATCTCTTAATGAGAAGATACCTCGATGAAAATGACATCATGAACGAGATCAGGCTCGAACTGCGACATCCTTCTACCCGTGATAATGTCTGGGTGCTGGTGGAGGGGCCGACAGATCAGAGACTTTTCTCCAAACTCCTCGATGCTGATAAGGTGCGGGTTGAGATCGTGCACGGTGGTGGTGTGGAGCCGCTGCTAAGAGCCATCGAGAAACTTGCACGGGAGACAGACAGAATTGTTGCCATCCGTGACTCTGACTTTATACGGCTTGAGGGGAAATTCCCAGACCAGCAGGACCTCTATATTACAGACGCCCACGATGCGGAGATGATGATGGCGGCGAGCAATCCAACATTCCGCTCGCTTGTTTCCGAGTATTTGACAAACAGGCTCGATGATTATCTCGATTTGAGGGATGAAATTCTGCGATCAATCGCCTTTGCCGGCGCCGCCAGGTGGCTCAATCACATCAATTCATTGACCATAAATTTCAGCAAACTTGGTCTGGGCAGCTGTTATCGCGGCAAACAACTCAGGCTGCACAAAAAAAAGTACCTCCGCAAACTTCACGCGGCATCTCCCAACAGGGTGCGGGATCTGAATCTTGAAGAGGTTGAAAAGGCGATGCGGAAGTTTAAAGATTTGTTTAACCTCTGCCATGGACATGACTTCGAAAAGGTTGTCTCGCTTCATATCAGTCAGGTAACTTCAAAAGATATCAGGGATGACGATGTCGGCAAGACTCTCCGCCTGGCCTATTCATTTATTGAATTCGCAAAAACAGAACTGTATAAGTCGCTTCGCGGCTGGGAGCGGGAACACGGCTATAAACTTTTTTCAAAGGCACATTCAGCTTAATTTTTGGAAAATTTATAAAATGGAAAAAACCGCATTAAAAGTTATATTTTCCGGCAGGGTGCAGGGGGTTGGATTCAGATATAATGTTTTATCTCTTGCCGGCGGTTACAGAATCAGCGGTTACGTGCGAAACCTCCGCGACGGCACTGTTGAGCTTTTTGCCCAAGGAGATGAATCTGAAACAGAAGCCTTTATTAACGCCGTTTGCCGGAGAATGGACCGATACATTCAAGACCAGTACAGAACAATAGTTCCAGTTGAGCCGGCAATAAAAGATTTCCGCATAAAATATTAAAACATCACAAGTTACACTGGGGCAATTTTTTACGTCATTTATCGTTTATCAGTGTGAGCATTATTTCCCGTTCTGCTCTGGGGCCGTCGAATTCGCAGACAAATATATTCTGCCAGGTTGAGAGCATAAGTTTACCGTCTTTGACCGGCACTGTTTCACTGGGGCCGACAATACCTGCCTTGAGGTGGGCGTCTCCGTTGCTGTCCTGCGCATCATGAAGCCAGACGCCGCGGGGGATCAGCTTTTGCAGAAGGCTCACGACATCACGCTGAACACTCTCGTCCCAGTTTTCCTGTATCATGATGCCGGCAGTTGCACCTCGGACGTAGATATTCAGCAGGCCGTTTTTTGTTTCTGATTCCGCTATAAACGATTCGGCGTGAGCCGTTATATCGTAGAGCATTTCTTTTTCGTCAGTGGCGATAGTTATTGTCTTTTGCATAAGTATTTTCTGAATAAAAGTTTATTTGTAGAATGAACCCAATATAGCTGAAAATATAAAAATTTCAATTCTGCCGTTGAAATATTATCAGACGCCAACGGCCTGCTGCGGCATATTTATGTAAGATATTTCTTTAAAAGGTTTTATCGGTCATGTCAATTGTCTTGTAAGCAGTTTATCTTTAATATGTCTGCTGTCTGTACCTGCGGGATAGCAGTTAATCGTAAAATTTCCCATAAAACTGTTAATAAATACTCAAAATTATATACAATGCATTGTTCGAAAATTAATGAACGCTGTAAATAAATAAGGATTTTTATCTCGTATGAGACTGCTTGACATAGATAATTACGAATCATATCTCGGGGATACCGAGGTTGTGGGAAGCTCTGCGCCGGACATAGAGGATATGCCCGAAACCATAGCTCTGCTGCCAATACGCAACGCTGTAGCGTTCCCCGGCACAATAATGCCGCTGGCTATCGGCCGCAAGGGCAGCAAAACCCTCTTAAAAGATTTAAAAGAGGATGAGCTTGTCGGCCTTATTACACAGAAGAACCCGGAAATTGATGAGCCCGGCCCGGATGATATTTATCAGGTTGGAACAGTCGCCTCGGTCTTGAAGGTGATTCAGATGCCTACAGATACGCTCACTGTTGCCGTCCAGGCTCACATGCGGTTTAGAATCGTTGAAATTACCCAGCACGAACCCTATATGCGTGCCAGGATTTCGGCGATGCCGGTTAAGCTCAAGACAACAAAGAAATTTAAGGCTCTTGTAGTAACTGTGAAACAGCAGGCGGCAAGAGTACTTGAATTGAGCCCGAATGTCCCGGAAGAGGCAAATATAATTCTTGAGAATATCGCCAACCCTGACACTCTCGTTGATTTTGTCGCCGGCACAATCAACGCCAAAGTCTCTGACAAACAGCAGTTTCTCGAAGAAGTTGATGTCCAGAAAAGACTCCAGAAGGTTTCATTAGAGCTTGCTAAACAGCTTGAGGTGCTGGAGTTGAGCCAGAAGATTCAGGGTGATGTTCGAAGCTCAATCGATAAAAGCCAGCGGGAATACTTTCTGCAGGAACAGCTCAAAGCTATACAAACCGAGCTGGGCCAGACGGATATGAAAACCGAAGAGCTTAACCAGCTCAAGGAGAAAATCAACAGCTCCGGTATGCCCGCAAAGGTTCGCAAAGAGGCGATGCGAGAGCTTGAAAGACTGAGTAAAATCCCGCAGATATCCCCTGAATACAGTGTAGCACGCTCATATATAGACTGGATTTGTGAGCTTCCATGGTCAAATTCAACCCAGGACAGCCTGGATATACCACGTGCGGAAAAAATTCTCGAAGCAGACCATTACGGCCTTAAAAAGGTAAAAAAACGTATTCTTGAATTTCTCGCGGTTCGCAAACTCAATCCCGAGGGTAAGAGTCCAATTCTCTGCTTTGCCGGCCCGCCCGGTGTAGGCAAGACAAGTCTCGGCAAGTCGATTGCCAGAGCAATGGGCAGGAAATTTGTCCGGATATCTCTGGGCGGCATACGTGATGAAGCTGACATCCGCGGCCACCGCCGCACCTATATTGGTTCTATGCCCGGCAGGATACTCCAGGAGCTGCGAAAATGTGACAGCAGCAACCCTGTATTCATGCTTGATGAGCTTGACAAGATAGGGCAGGATTTTCGCGGCGATCCGGCTTCTGCGCTTCTTGAGGTTCTTGATCCTGAGCAGAATAACACCTTTACAGATCATTACATAGATCAGCCTTTTGACCTGTCAAAGGTGCTTTTCATCGGCACGGCCAATTACATCGAGGATATCCCCGATCCTCTCTATGACCGTATGGAGGTGATAAACATAACCGGCTATACGGCGAACGAAAAGCTGAAAATAGCCAAAAAATACCTTGTGCCGCGTCAGTTAAAGGAAAATGGGCTCAAAAAATCCCAGATAACCTTTAAAGATGATGCGTTAATGCTTATCATAAACAGCTACACGCGGGAATCTGGAGTTCGCAGCCTGGAACGCCAGATAGCAGCGGTTTGCCGCTCGCTGGCGACAAATATTGCCAGAGGAACTAAGCGGCGGGCAACAATCACCAAAGCGGCAGTAAAGAAAATACTTGGCCTTGAGAAGTTTACGCTTGAGCTGGCCAACCGCATAGGCGTTCCCGGGGTTGTTGCAGGCCTTGCCTGGACACCTACCGGCGGAGACCTGCTTTTTGTTGAGGCTCTCGGAACACCGGGCAAAGGCGACCTTTCGCTTACCGGACAGCTTGGCGAGATCATGAAAGAAAGTGCCCAGGCGGCTTTTACCCTGGTAAAGAGCATCGCTCCGTCTTACAGTATAGATGAGGCGGCGTTTAAAGAATTCGATTATCACATTCACGTTCCCGCCGGCGCAGTACCTAAAGACGGGCCAAGCGCGGGAATTACGATGTTTACAGCTCTGTTCTCTCTTGTCATGGGTGTTAAGGTTCGCCCGGATTTTGCCATGACAGGCGAAATATCTCTTCAGGGCACAGTCCTGCCAATAGGCGGGCTTAAAGAAAAAGTCCTTGCCGCAAAACAGGCGGGGATAAAGACTGTTATTCTTCCCCGAAGAAATAAAAACGATATGGCAGATGTCTCTGATGAGATAAAGAAGGGGATGGAATTTATCTATATTAAACGGGCAGAAGAAGTCATTAAACATGTTTTAGACGAATAAAGGAATTTGATATGCAGGTAACTGTTAATGAACAAATAATTAACGAAGAGATGATAAAAGCTGAAATGGAACGCATGAGACCTCAGTATGAGGCGTGTTTCCAGGACATGGATAAGGATCAGCGGGAAGGGCAGTTGGAA
Proteins encoded:
- the hisH gene encoding imidazole glycerol phosphate synthase subunit HisH, whose translation is MIVVIDYCVGNVRSVCNALDYIGCENRLSAEQKDIEQADGIILPGVAAFGFAVNALGKSAELVIEAANSGKPLLGICVGYQMLFDSSSELGEHKGLGLIEGRVVPLPADKGLTVPHMGWNEVAVSPEMHIFDGMRDKEYMYFAHSFHAEVQNKSAAVAYTDYGGAVVASIQKDNIYGVQFHPEKSSDTGLEILRNFEKICMNRI
- the hisF gene encoding imidazole glycerol phosphate synthase subunit HisF, yielding MLTKRIIPCLDVKDNRVVKGVNFVNLRDAGDPVELGARYSSEGADELVFLDITATIRNNKTIVDMVRNVAEHVFIPFTVGGGVRSADDIDILLRNGAEKVSINTASVLKPDILKESADRFGAQCVVQAIDTRRDKNDPSKNFVYLKGGTEATELDTVEWAQRAEELGAGEILLTSMDADGTKDGFDCDITRKVAEAVSIPVIASGGAGSLETFADAILVGKADAVLAASVFHYGEITIRQTKEYMASRGISVRL
- a CDS encoding AAA family ATPase, whose product is MLKAIKIKGLFGSFDYDIKLKDEGITILTGPNGYGKSTILKAVYALASRNPFFFIDLYFSEMLLEFNDRLPVKIFKKNQDVEIVDGDNEPVVLNFDRITDELEQNLKNSNYKRIGGDRWIDRRTDRIIDTEMLVSRIGSEECALRDIFPDVPDVYLITDQRLFRKTSGDGRLILSNENQDVDHFKEAIWEYVKDLGNQITNTLAEATKVSQGLDSSFPKRLFSQKHGVDKEEFDRRFNRIKRVQSSLNRYGLAVSVVDDEPVYSEENAKALKVYLDDTEKKLKVFEPLLMRLELLTEILNKRGFVNKEAVIKGQKGLCFKTKEGRSLKLKRLSSGEQQEVVMIYELLFNVKPDTLVMVDEPEISLHVAWQKQFIEDLLRIASMQRINVIVATHSPQIINNRWDLTIDLEDIS
- a CDS encoding DUF4435 domain-containing protein, with the translated sequence MRRYLDENDIMNEIRLELRHPSTRDNVWVLVEGPTDQRLFSKLLDADKVRVEIVHGGGVEPLLRAIEKLARETDRIVAIRDSDFIRLEGKFPDQQDLYITDAHDAEMMMAASNPTFRSLVSEYLTNRLDDYLDLRDEILRSIAFAGAARWLNHINSLTINFSKLGLGSCYRGKQLRLHKKKYLRKLHAASPNRVRDLNLEEVEKAMRKFKDLFNLCHGHDFEKVVSLHISQVTSKDIRDDDVGKTLRLAYSFIEFAKTELYKSLRGWEREHGYKLFSKAHSA
- a CDS encoding acylphosphatase is translated as MEKTALKVIFSGRVQGVGFRYNVLSLAGGYRISGYVRNLRDGTVELFAQGDESETEAFINAVCRRMDRYIQDQYRTIVPVEPAIKDFRIKY
- a CDS encoding secondary thiamine-phosphate synthase enzyme YjbQ — translated: MQKTITIATDEKEMLYDITAHAESFIAESETKNGLLNIYVRGATAGIMIQENWDESVQRDVVSLLQKLIPRGVWLHDAQDSNGDAHLKAGIVGPSETVPVKDGKLMLSTWQNIFVCEFDGPRAEREIMLTLINDK
- the lon gene encoding endopeptidase La: MRLLDIDNYESYLGDTEVVGSSAPDIEDMPETIALLPIRNAVAFPGTIMPLAIGRKGSKTLLKDLKEDELVGLITQKNPEIDEPGPDDIYQVGTVASVLKVIQMPTDTLTVAVQAHMRFRIVEITQHEPYMRARISAMPVKLKTTKKFKALVVTVKQQAARVLELSPNVPEEANIILENIANPDTLVDFVAGTINAKVSDKQQFLEEVDVQKRLQKVSLELAKQLEVLELSQKIQGDVRSSIDKSQREYFLQEQLKAIQTELGQTDMKTEELNQLKEKINSSGMPAKVRKEAMRELERLSKIPQISPEYSVARSYIDWICELPWSNSTQDSLDIPRAEKILEADHYGLKKVKKRILEFLAVRKLNPEGKSPILCFAGPPGVGKTSLGKSIARAMGRKFVRISLGGIRDEADIRGHRRTYIGSMPGRILQELRKCDSSNPVFMLDELDKIGQDFRGDPASALLEVLDPEQNNTFTDHYIDQPFDLSKVLFIGTANYIEDIPDPLYDRMEVINITGYTANEKLKIAKKYLVPRQLKENGLKKSQITFKDDALMLIINSYTRESGVRSLERQIAAVCRSLATNIARGTKRRATITKAAVKKILGLEKFTLELANRIGVPGVVAGLAWTPTGGDLLFVEALGTPGKGDLSLTGQLGEIMKESAQAAFTLVKSIAPSYSIDEAAFKEFDYHIHVPAGAVPKDGPSAGITMFTALFSLVMGVKVRPDFAMTGEISLQGTVLPIGGLKEKVLAAKQAGIKTVILPRRNKNDMADVSDEIKKGMEFIYIKRAEEVIKHVLDE